In a genomic window of Chryseobacterium sp. G0162:
- a CDS encoding aldehyde dehydrogenase family protein — MSTLTETRSTTLLERPEFKSRYDNYIDGKFTPPVKGQYFDVVSPVDGKNFTQVAHSSKEDLELAVDAADKAFQTWKNTSSTERSIILNKIADRIEQNLEYLATVETIDNGKAVRETLAADLPLAIDHFRYFASVIRAEEGSHNELDKDTVSLIVHEPLGVIAQIIPWNFPILMATWKLAPALAAGNCVVLKPAESTPVSIMILMELIGDLLPAGVINIVNGFGAELGRALVTNPKVAKAAFTGSTATGRLVMQYATENIIPVTLELGGKSPNVFFNSVMDADDEFLDKAIEGAVLFALNQGEICTCPSRLLVQEGIADAFIERVIERVKAIKVGNPLDKTVMMGAQASKIQKEKILSYIQLGVDEGAEVLVGGDINHLGEDLEEGFYIQPTIFKGNNKMRIFQEEIFGPVLAFTTFKDEEEAVKIANDTIYGLGAGVWTRDAHQLYNIPRQIEAGRVWVNQYHSYPAGAPFGGYKQSGIGRENHKMMLDHYRQTKNMLISYNKNKLGFF, encoded by the coding sequence ATGAGCACTCTTACAGAAACAAGATCAACGACTCTTTTAGAGCGTCCCGAGTTCAAAAGCAGATACGATAATTATATTGACGGGAAATTCACACCACCTGTTAAAGGACAATATTTTGATGTGGTGTCACCCGTTGATGGTAAGAATTTTACCCAGGTAGCCCACTCCTCAAAAGAAGACCTGGAGCTAGCGGTAGATGCAGCAGACAAAGCATTCCAGACTTGGAAGAATACATCATCCACAGAAAGAAGTATTATTCTTAATAAAATTGCAGACAGGATAGAGCAGAATTTAGAATACCTTGCCACAGTAGAAACCATAGACAACGGTAAAGCAGTACGAGAGACACTGGCTGCTGATCTTCCGCTAGCTATCGATCATTTCAGGTATTTTGCATCCGTCATTCGCGCAGAAGAAGGGTCTCACAATGAATTGGACAAGGATACTGTATCTTTGATTGTTCATGAGCCTCTGGGAGTCATTGCTCAGATTATTCCATGGAACTTCCCGATCCTTATGGCAACATGGAAGCTGGCTCCTGCATTGGCTGCTGGAAACTGTGTGGTCTTAAAGCCTGCAGAAAGCACTCCTGTTTCTATTATGATCTTAATGGAGCTGATAGGAGATCTCTTACCCGCTGGAGTTATCAATATTGTTAATGGCTTCGGTGCAGAGCTTGGAAGAGCATTGGTAACAAATCCTAAAGTTGCCAAAGCGGCTTTCACAGGATCTACAGCTACAGGACGTTTGGTAATGCAGTATGCAACAGAAAACATTATTCCTGTGACGCTTGAGTTGGGAGGAAAATCACCTAATGTATTCTTCAACTCCGTGATGGATGCTGATGATGAATTCTTAGATAAAGCTATTGAAGGTGCCGTTCTTTTTGCCCTTAATCAGGGTGAAATCTGTACATGCCCGTCAAGACTTTTGGTTCAGGAAGGAATAGCAGATGCTTTCATCGAAAGAGTAATTGAAAGAGTAAAAGCGATCAAAGTAGGTAACCCTCTGGATAAAACTGTAATGATGGGAGCTCAGGCTTCCAAAATTCAAAAAGAAAAAATCCTTTCCTATATCCAGCTGGGGGTAGATGAAGGAGCTGAAGTACTGGTAGGAGGAGATATTAATCACCTTGGGGAAGACTTGGAAGAAGGATTCTATATTCAGCCTACAATCTTCAAAGGGAACAACAAGATGAGAATTTTCCAGGAAGAGATTTTCGGTCCTGTATTGGCCTTTACTACCTTTAAGGATGAAGAAGAAGCGGTGAAAATTGCCAACGATACCATCTATGGATTAGGAGCAGGGGTGTGGACGAGAGATGCACACCAGTTGTATAATATTCCACGTCAGATTGAGGCAGGAAGAGTCTGGGTAAATCAATACCACTCATATCCGGCAGGAGCTCCTTTTGGAGGTTATAAGCAATCCGGAATTGGAAGGGAGAATCATAAAATGATGCTTGACCATTACCGTCAGACCAAAAATATGCTGATCTCCTATAACAAAAATAAGTTAGGTTTCTTTTAA
- a CDS encoding DUF779 domain-containing protein: METRISRLSATEKALEVIRELEEKYGPLMFYQAGGCCEGTQPQCFEKGGFFPRMNDAMIGTINGHEFWIDRDLFEYWKYSHFTLDVTDGFGPGGFSLETPLGKTFKVQYRLFTPEEYKNLEPVQRSE; encoded by the coding sequence ATGGAAACGCGAATATCAAGACTTTCTGCAACAGAAAAAGCACTTGAAGTCATCCGTGAACTTGAAGAAAAATATGGTCCTTTGATGTTTTACCAGGCAGGAGGCTGCTGTGAAGGTACCCAGCCGCAATGTTTCGAAAAAGGAGGTTTTTTCCCAAGAATGAATGATGCCATGATCGGAACCATTAATGGACATGAATTCTGGATAGACCGTGATCTTTTTGAATACTGGAAATACTCCCATTTTACGTTGGATGTGACTGACGGTTTCGGACCGGGAGGTTTCTCATTAGAAACTCCTTTAGGAAAGACATTCAAAGTGCAATACAGACTTTTTACTCCGGAAGAGTATAAAAACCTGGAACCGGTACAACGCAGCGAATAA
- a CDS encoding dicarboxylate/amino acid:cation symporter, producing MKEVLKNYSGIIFLLLGITIGSIIGIVAPGFVEYIKPLGDIFLNLLFVSVVPLVFFAVSNSIASLEQQSKFGKIILIMALTFLFFILTAAIFTICAVYLFPVSGVSGSSEMITEAANEDNWGNRIVSFFTVGEFTALFSRQNMLALLIFAFMTGFAARKTGEAGKPFRVFIASGYEVMKELLLLVMKLAPIGLGAYFAYQVATLGPQLFGFYAKPLGLYYVAGIIYFLVFFSIYAFMASGQKGVKSFWTNAIYPTLTAISTCSSFATMPSNLQAASKIGIPNSIANLVIPIGTTLHKNGSSMSSIIKIYVAFLIIGKDFFDPANLLLALGITVFVSIVAGGIPNGGYIGEMLMISVYKLPQEAIPAVMIIGTLVDPLATVLNSVGDIVAAMFVNRFVKD from the coding sequence ATGAAAGAGGTACTGAAAAACTACTCCGGAATCATATTTTTACTTCTGGGGATCACAATCGGAAGCATTATAGGAATCGTTGCTCCGGGTTTTGTGGAATACATTAAACCGTTGGGAGACATTTTCCTGAATCTTCTCTTTGTAAGTGTTGTACCTTTGGTCTTCTTTGCTGTATCTAATTCTATAGCATCTCTGGAACAGCAATCTAAATTCGGGAAGATCATTCTTATCATGGCACTTACCTTTCTGTTCTTTATTCTTACTGCTGCTATATTTACCATCTGTGCCGTCTATCTGTTTCCGGTTTCCGGAGTTTCGGGAAGTTCTGAAATGATTACAGAAGCGGCAAATGAGGACAATTGGGGAAATAGAATTGTAAGTTTCTTTACCGTGGGAGAATTCACTGCCTTGTTTTCAAGACAAAATATGCTGGCACTCCTTATTTTTGCTTTCATGACAGGTTTTGCAGCCAGAAAAACGGGAGAAGCAGGAAAACCTTTCAGAGTTTTTATAGCATCAGGATATGAAGTGATGAAGGAACTTCTTTTATTGGTGATGAAATTGGCACCTATTGGGTTGGGAGCTTATTTTGCCTATCAGGTTGCTACATTAGGTCCACAGCTTTTTGGATTTTATGCTAAACCTTTAGGGTTATATTATGTTGCAGGAATTATTTATTTTCTTGTTTTCTTTTCCATTTATGCGTTTATGGCGAGCGGACAGAAAGGAGTGAAAAGTTTTTGGACTAATGCTATTTACCCAACTCTTACTGCAATAAGTACCTGCAGCAGTTTTGCCACTATGCCCTCGAATTTACAGGCTGCATCTAAGATCGGAATTCCGAATTCTATTGCCAATCTAGTGATCCCAATTGGGACAACGCTGCATAAAAATGGATCTTCTATGTCATCGATTATCAAAATTTATGTAGCTTTTTTAATTATTGGAAAAGATTTCTTTGACCCTGCCAACTTACTCTTAGCCTTGGGCATCACTGTTTTTGTAAGTATTGTGGCTGGTGGAATTCCTAATGGTGGATATATTGGAGAAATGCTGATGATCTCAGTGTATAAATTGCCTCAGGAAGCTATTCCAGCAGTGATGATTATCGGTACCCTGGTAGATCCTTTAGCTACTGTTTTGAATTCTGTGGGAGATATTGTCGCCGCCATGTTTGTCAACCGGTTCGTGAAGGATTGA
- a CDS encoding DnaJ C-terminal domain-containing protein, translating into MAYIDYYKILGVDKSATQDDIKKAYRKLARKLHPDLNPDDKESERKFKELNEANEVLSNPENRAKYDKYGENWKHGEEYEKAQQQQRQYQQQNYGGGYSGADFGEGEDFSDFFQNMFGGSSGGFGKSSRGRASGKFKGQDVQAELTLNLRDAAVTHPQTFEINGKKVRITIPAGVYDGQKIKLKGHGNPGVNGGPNGDLYITFNIPVDHDFERVGDDLKTKVAIDLYTAVLGGDVKVNTLDGSVNLKVKPETQSGMTVRLKGKGFPVYKKDGEHGDLFVTYEVKMPVNLTDKQRELFEQLKNS; encoded by the coding sequence ATGGCTTATATAGATTACTATAAAATTTTAGGCGTAGATAAAAGCGCAACCCAGGATGATATTAAAAAGGCGTACCGGAAATTAGCCAGAAAGCTGCATCCGGACCTTAATCCTGATGATAAAGAATCAGAAAGAAAATTCAAAGAGCTGAATGAAGCCAATGAAGTTCTCAGCAATCCGGAAAATCGTGCAAAATACGATAAGTATGGAGAAAACTGGAAACATGGGGAAGAGTATGAAAAAGCTCAGCAACAACAAAGGCAGTACCAGCAGCAGAACTACGGTGGTGGTTATTCCGGTGCAGACTTTGGTGAAGGTGAAGACTTTTCAGACTTCTTCCAAAATATGTTTGGCGGTTCTTCAGGAGGCTTTGGTAAAAGTTCAAGAGGAAGAGCTTCGGGAAAGTTCAAAGGACAAGATGTACAGGCAGAATTAACCCTGAATTTGAGAGATGCTGCTGTAACTCATCCGCAAACTTTTGAAATCAATGGTAAAAAAGTAAGAATTACGATTCCTGCCGGAGTCTATGATGGGCAGAAAATTAAATTAAAAGGACATGGAAATCCTGGAGTGAATGGAGGTCCCAACGGTGATCTTTATATCACATTCAATATTCCTGTAGATCATGATTTTGAAAGAGTAGGTGATGATCTTAAAACAAAAGTTGCTATTGATTTGTATACCGCAGTTTTAGGCGGAGACGTAAAAGTAAATACACTGGATGGAAGTGTTAATCTTAAAGTAAAACCGGAAACCCAAAGCGGAATGACTGTAAGACTGAAAGGTAAAGGTTTTCCTGTCTATAAGAAAGATGGGGAACATGGCGATCTTTTTGTAACCTACGAAGTGAAAATGCCTGTTAACCTTACCGATAAGCAGAGAGAGCTTTTTGAACAACTTAAAAATTCCTAG